The DNA region ATTGAAGAGAGACAACATCGTTCTTGCCAGTGAAACCACCGCCCAGGATGTGGAAGGTTGGAATTCATTAACCAATATGTTGCTGATAAGCAGAATAGAGAAAGATTTCAATGTTCACTTCACCTTCAGAGACATTGTCCGATTCAAGAATGTAGGAGATATTTGCAATGCCATTCTCACCAAAACCAAATAAGACATGT from Bacteroides sp. MSB163 includes:
- a CDS encoding acyl carrier protein — its product is MNTQMILNELSLIFQEILKRDNIVLASETTAQDVEGWNSLTNMLLISRIEKDFNVHFTFRDIVRFKNVGDICNAILTKTK